A single genomic interval of Lewinellaceae bacterium harbors:
- a CDS encoding UDP-2,3-diacylglucosamine diphosphatase, translating into MKKIYFASDFHLGVDARLSSREREQQIVRWLDMIKEDAAEIYLVGDVFEFWFEYKTVVPKGFTRLLGKLASLRDAGIPIYFFTGNHDMWMFRYFEEELGIPTYRKPIVRELMGKTFFIGHGDGLGPGDRGYKLMKKVFANPFCQWLFERLHPNFGIWLANYWSGKSRKATKPKKYRFLGAEGEWLAVYANRKLESQPIDYFIFGHRHLPIDFTLKNGKSRYINLGEWMNHNSFAVFDGENLGIEFFENENGKVYGKQKVGQQKA; encoded by the coding sequence ATGAAGAAAATTTACTTTGCATCAGACTTTCACCTGGGAGTGGACGCCCGCCTGAGCAGCCGGGAGCGGGAGCAGCAGATCGTACGCTGGCTGGACATGATCAAGGAAGATGCCGCCGAGATTTACCTCGTGGGAGATGTTTTCGAGTTCTGGTTCGAATATAAAACCGTAGTGCCCAAAGGGTTTACCCGCCTGCTGGGAAAACTGGCCAGCCTGCGGGACGCCGGAATTCCCATCTACTTCTTCACGGGCAACCACGATATGTGGATGTTCCGCTACTTCGAGGAGGAACTGGGCATCCCCACCTACCGGAAGCCGATTGTTCGCGAGCTGATGGGAAAAACTTTCTTCATTGGCCATGGCGACGGCCTCGGGCCCGGCGACCGCGGCTACAAGTTGATGAAAAAAGTATTTGCCAACCCGTTCTGCCAGTGGCTCTTCGAACGGCTGCACCCCAACTTCGGCATCTGGCTGGCCAATTACTGGTCGGGGAAAAGCCGCAAAGCCACCAAACCTAAAAAGTACCGGTTCCTGGGGGCAGAGGGGGAATGGCTTGCCGTCTACGCCAACCGCAAGCTGGAAAGCCAGCCCATCGACTACTTTATCTTCGGCCATCGGCACCTGCCCATCGACTTCACGCTAAAAAACGGAAAAAGCCGTTATATCAATCTGGGAGAGTGGATGAACCACAACTCCTTCGCCGTATTTGACGGCGAAAACCTCGGGATCGAATTCTTTGAAAATGAAAATGGCAAGGTTTACGGCAAACAGAAGGTGGGGCAGCAAAAGGCTTGA
- a CDS encoding EamA family transporter has product MYQSNHTALNATPAKTKIADSATPDWKSWAVLLALSLIWGSSYILIKKGLEVYSSNQLATMRLSISALAFFPILIYRFRRVDWSRWKSLLAVGLTGTAIPAFMFAIAQMHISSSVAGVLNSLTPLFTLLLGALLFGASAPWAKVLGVLVGLGGAGMLILFGKEAGAQGNPWFGLLVIVGTICYATSSNVVGTYLRDMSAVTISAAAFVMVGLPALVFLFSTDFLEVLSHEEGAWLALGYVTILALVGTVLASIIFFKLVQRTTPVFASMISYLVPAVALSWGAFDGEPITLIHLLGMGLILSGVYLVKS; this is encoded by the coding sequence ATGTATCAATCAAACCACACTGCCTTGAATGCAACACCCGCCAAAACGAAAATCGCCGATTCTGCCACTCCTGACTGGAAAAGCTGGGCAGTTCTGCTGGCCCTCAGCCTCATCTGGGGCAGTTCTTACATCCTCATAAAGAAAGGGCTGGAAGTATACTCCTCCAACCAGCTGGCCACCATGCGGTTGTCCATTTCCGCTCTGGCCTTTTTTCCCATATTGATCTATCGTTTCCGGCGAGTCGATTGGTCTCGCTGGAAATCCCTGCTGGCGGTCGGGCTTACAGGCACGGCCATTCCGGCCTTTATGTTCGCCATTGCCCAGATGCACATCAGCAGTTCGGTCGCCGGAGTGCTCAACTCGTTGACGCCTTTGTTCACCCTGCTTTTGGGAGCGCTCCTGTTTGGCGCCAGCGCGCCCTGGGCGAAGGTGCTGGGCGTACTGGTGGGGCTGGGCGGGGCAGGCATGCTCATTTTATTTGGAAAAGAAGCCGGCGCGCAGGGCAATCCCTGGTTTGGCCTGCTGGTCATTGTGGGTACGATTTGCTACGCCACCAGCTCCAATGTAGTTGGGACGTACCTGCGCGACATGAGCGCGGTGACCATCAGCGCGGCGGCTTTTGTGATGGTGGGCCTGCCGGCGTTGGTTTTTCTGTTTTCCACCGATTTTTTGGAGGTGCTGAGCCATGAGGAAGGCGCCTGGCTGGCCCTGGGTTATGTCACCATCCTGGCCCTGGTGGGCACGGTGCTGGCTTCCATCATATTTTTCAAGCTGGTGCAACGGACGACGCCGGTCTTTGCGTCCATGATCAGCTATCTGGTGCCGGCCGTCGCCCTCAGTTGGGGCGCCTTTGACGGGGAGCCCATCACGTTGATCCATCTGCTGGGCATGGGGCTGATCCTGTCGGGGGTGTATCTTGTGAAGAGTTAA
- a CDS encoding YkgJ family cysteine cluster protein: MPQRLQHLRQRARDEKKENKKYFEKLAKRKPRELDATAAALHEEVFEHTDCLQCANCCKTASPIFRDKDIERIAGHFRMRPGDFVEKHLHIDEEGDYVLNQQPCPFLGSGNYCSIYDIRPKACREYPHTDRKNFHQILDLTLKNTMICPAAFEVVKRLREALPQ; the protein is encoded by the coding sequence ATGCCCCAGCGCCTGCAGCATCTGCGCCAGCGCGCCAGGGATGAAAAAAAAGAGAACAAAAAGTACTTTGAGAAGCTGGCAAAGCGCAAGCCCAGGGAACTGGACGCCACCGCGGCCGCCCTGCACGAAGAGGTATTTGAACATACCGACTGCCTGCAGTGCGCCAACTGCTGCAAAACGGCCAGCCCCATCTTTCGGGATAAAGATATCGAACGCATCGCCGGCCACTTCCGGATGCGGCCCGGGGATTTTGTAGAAAAACACCTGCACATCGACGAGGAGGGAGACTACGTGCTCAACCAACAACCCTGCCCTTTCCTGGGATCCGGCAACTACTGCTCCATCTACGACATCCGCCCTAAGGCCTGCCGGGAATACCCGCATACCGACCGGAAGAATTTCCACCAAATCCTGGATTTGACCTTGAAAAATACGATGATCTGCCCGGCGGCTTTCGAAGTGGTGAAAAGGCTGCGGGAGGCGTTGCCGCAATAG
- a CDS encoding Gfo/Idh/MocA family oxidoreductase: MTTPNTTRRQFIQTLSMGAGALMLPSLLCRPRKEKLGIALMGLGYYSTDLLAPALQQTQHCYLAGIVTGSPRKIPVWQKQYGIPDKNVYNYENFDKIADNPDIDIVYVVLPTSMHSEYCVRAANAGKHVFCEKPMARTAAECEAAIQACRDNKVSLAVGYRMQHEPNTQEVIRIGRERVFGKPTLVKASAGYYDGRSDHWKQKKEMGGGALYDMGVYPLNAARYCTGEEPVAVIQASHSTKRPEIYTEVDETTRFELEFPSGARAECATSLGMGMNDLQVDYESGWARLSPFQSYSGIRGEASDGRRFDAGIPSQQARQMDDDALSIMEGRPMLVPGEEGLRDIRVVEAIYEAARTKERVVIY, encoded by the coding sequence ATGACGACACCCAACACTACCCGCCGCCAATTCATCCAAACCCTCTCCATGGGCGCCGGCGCGCTGATGCTGCCCAGCCTCCTCTGCCGCCCCCGAAAGGAAAAGCTGGGCATTGCCCTGATGGGACTGGGCTACTACAGCACTGACCTGCTGGCCCCTGCCCTGCAGCAAACCCAGCACTGCTACCTGGCAGGCATCGTGACCGGCTCCCCCCGGAAAATCCCAGTCTGGCAAAAGCAGTATGGCATACCCGATAAAAACGTTTACAACTACGAGAACTTCGACAAAATCGCCGACAACCCGGATATCGACATCGTCTACGTGGTGTTGCCCACTTCCATGCATTCGGAGTACTGCGTGCGCGCCGCCAATGCCGGCAAGCACGTCTTCTGCGAAAAGCCCATGGCGCGAACGGCAGCCGAATGCGAAGCCGCCATCCAGGCCTGCCGCGACAATAAAGTGTCGCTGGCCGTCGGCTACCGCATGCAGCACGAGCCCAATACGCAGGAAGTCATTCGCATCGGGCGGGAGAGGGTGTTCGGCAAGCCAACCCTGGTAAAGGCTTCCGCCGGCTACTACGACGGCCGCTCCGACCACTGGAAACAAAAGAAGGAGATGGGCGGCGGAGCCCTATACGACATGGGCGTCTACCCGCTCAACGCCGCCCGCTACTGCACCGGGGAAGAGCCGGTTGCGGTAATCCAGGCAAGCCATTCCACCAAGCGCCCGGAAATTTACACCGAGGTAGACGAAACCACCCGCTTCGAACTGGAGTTCCCCAGCGGCGCCCGCGCCGAATGCGCCACCAGCCTGGGCATGGGCATGAACGATTTGCAGGTGGATTACGAAAGCGGATGGGCCCGCCTCTCCCCTTTCCAGTCGTACAGCGGCATCCGCGGCGAGGCCAGCGACGGCCGCCGCTTCGACGCCGGCATCCCCAGCCAGCAGGCCCGGCAGATGGACGACGACGCCCTCTCCATAATGGAAGGGCGGCCCATGCTGGTGCCGGGAGAGGAAGGGCTGCGGGATATCAGAGTTGTGGAAGCGATATATGAGGCGGCGAGAACGAAGGAGCGAGTGGTAATTTATTGA
- a CDS encoding DUF4412 domain-containing protein has translation MKKTFFCLMLLAISAATLSAQKTFYGTVEYKYEMKGEGAEMMAAFMPEKMVVKYGEKSMMTFMEGGMMGDMMGKIIVNGESGENFVVKDDEQAVYMIKTEDIEEETAGQDKPRVEKLKEQKDILGYACQRYKVTAMQDGEETVQHIWITDKLKAPEIKAPGASQMGGMVSTKDIPGFPMEVEVAVPQTGMTLLLSVTSLDKAKVAASEFERPKGYEVKDFSEMMQMGDK, from the coding sequence ATGAAAAAAACATTCTTTTGCCTGATGCTGCTGGCCATCAGCGCCGCCACCCTCTCCGCCCAGAAAACCTTCTACGGAACGGTGGAATACAAATACGAAATGAAAGGCGAAGGCGCCGAGATGATGGCGGCCTTCATGCCCGAGAAAATGGTCGTCAAATACGGCGAGAAAAGCATGATGACCTTCATGGAAGGCGGCATGATGGGCGACATGATGGGCAAGATCATCGTCAACGGCGAAAGCGGAGAAAATTTCGTGGTTAAAGACGACGAACAGGCCGTTTACATGATCAAGACGGAAGACATCGAAGAGGAAACCGCCGGCCAGGACAAGCCCAGGGTTGAAAAGCTGAAAGAGCAGAAGGACATTCTGGGTTATGCCTGCCAGCGTTACAAAGTCACCGCAATGCAGGATGGCGAAGAAACGGTACAGCACATCTGGATAACCGACAAGCTGAAAGCTCCCGAAATCAAAGCCCCGGGCGCCAGCCAAATGGGCGGCATGGTATCTACCAAAGACATTCCCGGTTTCCCCATGGAAGTGGAGGTCGCCGTTCCGCAAACCGGCATGACCCTGCTGCTGTCCGTCACCAGCCTCGACAAAGCCAAGGTGGCCGCCAGCGAGTTTGAACGCCCCAAGGGCTATGAGGTGAAAGACTTCTCTGAGATGATGCAGATGGGGGATAAATAA
- a CDS encoding bifunctional UDP-N-acetylmuramoyl-tripeptide:D-alanyl-D-alanine ligase/alanine racemase, giving the protein MHQNYTTEQIQLALGARRLQQGRAGAVSRLLLDSRQMQSPESSIFFAIEGPHHDGHDYVPALYQKGVRHFVVSRVIDFSAMPEANVWLCGNTVFCLQRLAAHHRQLFDLPVIGITGSNGKTIVKEWLFQLLHLDYRIARSPKSFNSQVGVPLSVWQLQPEHQLGIFEAGISRMGEMEKLAPVIRCNIGLFTNIGQAHKEGFPSIEEKIDQKLRLFEHADIIICCRDDERVARAIEALGKPVFTWSRAGEASLRVKAVETLGESSLIGVEYKGKPFSFSIPFTDEASIENAIHCCAVLLYLDVPVSRIQERMPLLEPVAMRLEVRVGINGCSIINDSYNLDLTALAAALAYLHRQHHHARRTLILSDILQSGEPPEQLYNKVAGLIREAAVHRFFGIGKDIPVIARHLPADVETHFFPNTDAFLEAQQHRDFHDEAILVKGARPFSFERIARRLSRKIHQTELEVGLSALIHNIRVFQQWLRPETKMMVMVKAAAYGSGSLEVARTLEFHQADYLAVAYADEGIELREGGIGLPILVLNPEEAVFDGLLRYRLEPELYSPELLRRFGRFTRQSGASSVVHLKLDTGMHRLGFDADNLDDAIALLNENPQLEVRSIFSHLAASEAPEHDGFTLDQAARFEALYERLAAALGYRPLRHLLNSSGIIRFPQYQMDMVRLGIGTYGIDSTGLVQAQLQTVLTLRARISQIKHLLPGDTVSYGRSGAVQRPSRIATVSIGYADGLPRAAGNGRFSLLVRGQRAPIIGNVCMDMCMIDVTHIPLAAEGDEVVVFGAEPAAEELAQAMGTIPYEVFTSVSPRVRRVYVQE; this is encoded by the coding sequence ATGCACCAAAACTACACCACCGAACAAATCCAACTGGCCCTCGGCGCCCGCCGGCTGCAGCAGGGCAGGGCAGGGGCCGTCTCTCGTTTGCTGCTGGACAGCAGGCAGATGCAATCTCCCGAGAGTTCCATTTTTTTTGCCATTGAGGGGCCGCACCACGACGGGCATGATTACGTTCCCGCTTTGTACCAGAAGGGCGTTCGCCACTTTGTGGTTTCCCGCGTCATTGATTTTTCTGCTATGCCGGAAGCCAACGTGTGGCTGTGCGGCAACACCGTTTTCTGCCTGCAACGGCTGGCCGCCCACCACCGGCAGTTGTTCGATTTGCCGGTGATCGGCATCACCGGCAGCAACGGCAAGACGATCGTCAAAGAATGGCTGTTCCAGTTGTTGCATCTGGACTACCGCATAGCGCGCAGCCCCAAGAGCTTCAACTCCCAGGTGGGCGTTCCCCTCTCCGTCTGGCAATTGCAGCCGGAGCACCAGTTGGGCATCTTCGAAGCCGGCATCTCGCGCATGGGAGAAATGGAAAAGCTGGCGCCCGTTATCCGGTGCAATATCGGCCTGTTCACCAACATCGGCCAGGCCCATAAAGAAGGTTTCCCGTCCATTGAAGAAAAGATCGATCAAAAGCTCCGGCTCTTCGAGCATGCCGACATCATCATCTGCTGCCGCGATGACGAGCGCGTGGCCCGGGCAATTGAGGCATTGGGTAAGCCCGTCTTCACCTGGTCGAGAGCCGGGGAGGCTTCTCTGCGGGTAAAAGCGGTGGAAACGCTGGGAGAAAGCAGCCTCATCGGCGTAGAATACAAAGGGAAGCCTTTTTCTTTCAGCATCCCCTTTACGGACGAAGCATCTATAGAAAACGCCATCCACTGCTGCGCCGTATTGCTCTATCTGGACGTGCCTGTGAGCCGCATTCAGGAAAGAATGCCTTTGCTGGAGCCGGTGGCCATGCGCCTGGAGGTGCGCGTCGGCATCAACGGCTGCAGCATCATCAACGACAGTTACAACCTCGACCTGACCGCCCTGGCTGCCGCTCTGGCCTACCTCCACCGGCAACACCACCATGCCCGCCGGACCCTCATCCTGTCCGATATTCTCCAGAGCGGAGAGCCGCCGGAGCAATTGTATAATAAGGTGGCTGGCCTGATCCGGGAGGCCGCCGTCCATCGTTTTTTTGGTATTGGCAAAGACATTCCCGTCATCGCCCGCCACCTTCCGGCGGATGTGGAAACCCATTTTTTCCCCAATACGGATGCCTTTCTGGAAGCCCAGCAACACCGCGATTTCCACGATGAGGCCATTCTCGTCAAGGGTGCCCGCCCCTTTTCCTTCGAGCGCATCGCCCGCCGACTCTCCCGCAAAATCCATCAGACGGAACTTGAAGTCGGCCTCAGCGCCCTCATTCACAACATTCGCGTCTTCCAGCAGTGGCTGCGGCCGGAAACGAAGATGATGGTGATGGTCAAGGCGGCGGCTTACGGCAGCGGCAGCCTGGAAGTGGCCCGCACCCTGGAATTCCACCAGGCGGATTACCTGGCAGTGGCCTATGCCGACGAAGGCATCGAGCTGCGGGAAGGGGGCATCGGGTTGCCCATCCTGGTCCTCAACCCGGAGGAAGCCGTCTTTGACGGCCTCCTGCGCTACCGCCTGGAGCCGGAGCTATACAGCCCGGAACTGCTGCGCCGGTTCGGCCGCTTCACCCGCCAGTCCGGTGCCTCCTCAGTGGTGCACCTGAAGCTGGACACCGGCATGCACCGCCTCGGCTTCGACGCCGACAACCTGGACGATGCTATTGCCCTGCTGAACGAAAACCCCCAACTGGAAGTGCGTAGTATCTTTTCTCATCTGGCTGCCAGCGAGGCGCCGGAACACGACGGCTTCACCCTCGATCAGGCTGCCCGTTTCGAGGCGCTGTACGAGCGCCTGGCTGCCGCTCTGGGCTACCGCCCTCTGCGACACCTGCTCAACTCCAGCGGCATCATTCGTTTTCCGCAGTATCAGATGGATATGGTGCGCCTGGGCATCGGCACCTACGGTATTGACAGTACGGGCCTGGTGCAGGCGCAACTCCAAACGGTGCTGACCCTCCGGGCTCGCATTTCTCAAATCAAGCACCTGCTGCCCGGCGATACGGTGAGCTATGGCCGCAGTGGCGCCGTGCAGCGCCCTTCCCGCATCGCCACCGTCAGCATCGGTTACGCCGACGGGCTGCCTCGGGCAGCGGGCAACGGCCGGTTTAGCCTGCTGGTACGGGGGCAGCGGGCGCCCATTATCGGCAATGTGTGCATGGATATGTGTATGATCGACGTGACGCACATCCCTCTGGCGGCGGAAGGCGACGAGGTCGTGGTGTTTGGCGCCGAGCCTGCCGCCGAGGAGCTGGCGCAGGCGATGGGCACTATTCCTTATGAGGTGTTTACCAGTGTTTCGCCGCGGGTTAGGCGGGTGTATGTGCAGGAATAG
- the purD gene encoding phosphoribosylamine--glycine ligase yields the protein MKILLLGGGGREHAFAWKMKQSPLCERLYVAPGNAGTAGLGKNVPLNPNDFEAVGAFALKENIEMLVVGPEEPLVRGIYDYFKEHDELKDIHLIGPSKKGAKLEGSKAFAKKFMMERDIPTAAYQEFTQDTLEEGLAYIEQHAVPIVLKADGLAAGKGVLICQTAEEAKDEFRAMLSGKFGEASARVVVEEFLDGIEFSVFVITNGKQYKILPIAKDYKRIGEGDTGLNTGGMGSVSPVSFVDENLMRKVENWIISPTLTGLQEIGAPYVGFIFFGLIKVGNNPFVIEYNCRMGDPETEVVLPRLQSDLVELMLAADKSTLDEVQLIEDPRAAATVILVSGGYPEDYEKGKTIAGLDEVEGSIAFHAGTKLEDGQVKTNGGRVIALTSYGVEFRAAVAASLENAEKVQFEGKYYRKDIGFDL from the coding sequence ATGAAAATTCTCCTGCTTGGCGGCGGCGGCCGTGAACATGCCTTTGCCTGGAAGATGAAGCAAAGCCCCCTTTGCGAAAGACTGTATGTTGCACCGGGAAATGCCGGGACGGCAGGCCTTGGAAAGAACGTCCCCCTCAACCCCAATGACTTTGAAGCAGTAGGTGCGTTTGCCCTGAAGGAAAATATCGAAATGCTGGTTGTCGGGCCGGAAGAACCGCTGGTGCGGGGCATTTACGATTACTTCAAGGAGCACGATGAACTCAAAGATATCCACCTCATCGGCCCATCGAAGAAAGGGGCGAAGTTGGAAGGCAGCAAGGCCTTTGCCAAAAAATTCATGATGGAACGGGATATTCCCACCGCAGCGTACCAGGAATTTACGCAGGATACGCTGGAGGAGGGCCTGGCCTATATCGAACAGCACGCCGTGCCCATCGTCCTCAAAGCAGACGGGCTGGCAGCCGGCAAGGGGGTGCTCATTTGCCAGACGGCGGAGGAGGCCAAAGACGAATTCCGGGCCATGCTCTCCGGCAAGTTCGGAGAGGCCAGCGCCCGGGTGGTGGTGGAAGAGTTTCTGGACGGCATCGAGTTTTCCGTTTTTGTCATCACCAACGGCAAGCAGTACAAAATCCTGCCGATAGCCAAGGATTACAAGCGCATCGGCGAGGGCGACACCGGGCTGAATACCGGTGGCATGGGTTCTGTTTCTCCGGTCTCCTTTGTGGATGAAAACCTGATGCGCAAGGTGGAAAACTGGATCATCAGCCCCACCCTTACCGGCCTGCAGGAAATCGGCGCGCCGTATGTTGGGTTCATCTTTTTCGGCCTGATCAAGGTGGGCAACAACCCTTTTGTCATCGAATACAACTGCCGCATGGGCGACCCGGAAACCGAGGTGGTCCTTCCCCGCCTGCAGTCCGATCTGGTGGAGCTAATGCTGGCCGCTGATAAATCGACGCTCGACGAGGTGCAACTGATCGAAGATCCCCGCGCCGCCGCCACCGTCATCCTGGTTTCCGGCGGTTATCCGGAGGATTATGAGAAAGGCAAAACCATCGCCGGGCTTGACGAGGTAGAGGGCAGCATCGCCTTCCACGCGGGCACCAAACTGGAGGATGGCCAGGTGAAAACCAACGGCGGGCGGGTCATCGCCCTGACTTCCTATGGGGTGGAATTCCGGGCGGCGGTGGCTGCTTCCCTGGAGAATGCGGAGAAGGTGCAGTTTGAAGGGAAGTATTATCGAAAGGATATAGGTTTTGATTTATAA
- a CDS encoding T9SS type A sorting domain-containing protein: MKAIFSLSCCLFLFFSSYSQFEVVVDDFGFSDRPQMLFKKQNNEFILSNIKSNQSSRNKFVVFDNTGEQVFYYELNPGYGTATFIDIMEMPDSSVIWAQQTFECGITRDRHLRYDKNWNQSNTGVGGEKVWSNFGGALSDYTFMSYEGDDVARRTETGEIIWERQFGGFDIGPFITGLVVTPGDSLVVATDDELVFADKDGEIVTTYPEYRLIRIKALGQGLLLGQKTDRFGPEPDSIFLLFPSFSLLGKIGFSGEEIIDIAVDGSRFAVLTSASHVYLFGAEYYKILFRDVKINVQNFGNSILQQVNVNIEFPMIDTLCVNGYQQFSRQYQGLSILPGQTAELNWEELRVTFDEDPTGNLEFCMWTSMPDQKLDKDSSNDLYCTNLSVTGLGDEPAKNFSLELFPNPSSLEQSTLQYQLSAGARAEVQVFNPVGNLAARFAVAGGQGTLKLAKQPPGLYFVVLTIEGKLAQAFKFIQL, translated from the coding sequence ATGAAAGCCATATTTTCACTCAGCTGTTGTCTATTCCTGTTTTTCTCTTCCTACAGCCAGTTTGAGGTGGTCGTTGACGATTTTGGTTTTTCAGACCGGCCCCAAATGTTGTTTAAAAAACAGAACAATGAATTTATCCTGTCCAATATAAAATCTAACCAGTCTTCACGAAACAAATTTGTGGTTTTTGACAATACCGGCGAGCAGGTATTTTATTATGAATTGAATCCTGGTTATGGCACAGCTACATTCATTGATATAATGGAAATGCCGGATTCTTCCGTTATATGGGCACAACAAACGTTTGAGTGCGGCATTACAAGAGACCGCCACCTGAGGTATGACAAAAACTGGAACCAGAGTAATACTGGCGTGGGAGGGGAGAAGGTTTGGAGCAATTTTGGCGGGGCATTATCCGATTACACATTTATGTCTTATGAGGGTGATGATGTTGCCAGGAGAACGGAAACCGGAGAAATAATCTGGGAAAGGCAATTTGGTGGTTTTGATATTGGCCCGTTCATTACTGGACTTGTTGTTACGCCCGGAGATTCTTTGGTAGTAGCCACAGATGATGAATTGGTTTTTGCGGATAAAGATGGAGAAATTGTTACAACGTATCCGGAGTACCGGCTCATACGTATTAAGGCTTTAGGCCAGGGTTTGCTATTGGGCCAAAAAACGGACCGCTTCGGCCCGGAACCCGATTCGATCTTCCTCCTTTTTCCTTCCTTTAGCCTATTGGGAAAAATCGGCTTTTCCGGCGAAGAAATTATAGATATTGCCGTGGACGGTAGCCGCTTTGCAGTATTAACTAGTGCTTCCCATGTATACCTATTTGGCGCTGAATACTATAAAATCCTCTTTCGGGATGTAAAAATAAACGTACAGAACTTTGGCAATTCGATTTTACAGCAAGTCAATGTCAACATCGAATTTCCAATGATTGATACGCTTTGTGTAAATGGGTATCAGCAGTTTTCCAGGCAATACCAGGGCCTTTCCATTTTGCCGGGCCAAACCGCCGAGCTCAATTGGGAAGAACTTCGGGTCACTTTTGACGAAGACCCTACCGGCAACCTCGAATTCTGTATGTGGACGTCGATGCCCGATCAGAAACTGGATAAGGATTCGTCTAATGACCTGTATTGTACCAACCTTTCTGTCACTGGGCTAGGGGATGAACCGGCGAAAAATTTCAGCCTTGAGCTATTTCCCAACCCGTCTTCCCTGGAGCAAAGCACCCTTCAGTATCAACTGTCGGCTGGAGCCAGGGCCGAAGTACAAGTCTTTAATCCGGTTGGCAACCTGGCTGCCCGGTTTGCTGTAGCCGGCGGGCAGGGCACCTTGAAGTTGGCGAAACAACCACCTGGTTTGTATTTTGTTGTGCTTACCATCGAAGGGAAGCTCGCTCAGGCCTTCAAGTTTATCCAGTTGTAG
- a CDS encoding T9SS type A sorting domain-containing protein, with protein sequence MLKVDEYGCLIPGCHLLNSAEELEDGQAELAIYPNPVRDFLNFHLRGIVPQSGGEFRIVDVSGALIKTLKAGNLAGTYIVPAEGWPVGTYFLQYLQGNSLLLSQPFIKQ encoded by the coding sequence ATGCTGAAGGTAGACGAATATGGTTGCCTCATTCCCGGCTGCCATCTTTTAAATAGCGCAGAAGAGTTGGAAGATGGGCAGGCAGAGCTGGCTATCTATCCCAACCCGGTCCGGGATTTCTTAAATTTTCACCTCAGGGGCATAGTGCCGCAATCCGGCGGGGAGTTTCGTATTGTAGATGTTAGCGGGGCACTAATAAAAACGTTGAAGGCCGGTAATCTGGCTGGCACGTATATCGTACCGGCCGAGGGGTGGCCAGTTGGCACCTACTTTTTACAGTATCTTCAGGGTAATAGCCTTTTACTTTCTCAGCCATTTATTAAACAGTAA